The DNA region CCTCGCAAAGCGAACCCGTTTCCTTTCGTTTCGTTCCATCGGTATAAGCCAGCTCTATCGTCCAGTCGCCCACATCCGTTGCATAGCAGCAAAGATAATCTCCTTGGAAGTAGCGGTCAACGAGCGATAGAACCTTGTTCGCCGCTTTATCTCCGATGGCAATCCGAAGCCGCCGACTTGGGGCATATTGTCCAAAACCATTGGCATAGGCATACCCGGTAAACCAAACTTGCCCTTTTGAGTTTACGGTGAGACGTTGTTCCACCTCATCCTCCGGGGACGGTTCCGGCCCAAAGCAAATATTGTTGGAAATCAGCGTGATTTTCTTTAGCGCCATATTCTGATGCTCTCCATTGTCAGCGTCTCTCAACGAACCAGCGGCCAATGTCCCTTGCGCTCACATCTGTGTTATGCTCAAAGAACAGATAGCTTTGTTTGCCGCCGATCTGCACCGTGTATCTGTCTCCTTGACCTCCAGCCTTCAAAGCGGCGGCTGGGCGACAGTCAAGAACTTTATCTATTTCGTAGACCTCGCCGTCCTCCCAACGGATACGGCGGGGTATCATTTTGCCGTCTGCGGCAAAAGCAGCGAGTACCGGCACATAGACCTTGATGCTTTCCATAGCTGTACCGTCACCCTCACTTTCTAAGGAAATTGCTGTTTGGACTTTCGGGGAGGTTTATCGGATACCCACGCTGCATCATGCCATAGAGCTTGAACGTGACAAGTTGCGGCTTGAAGCCGACCGTGCTGCACATCTGGAAGTAGTCCATTTCATCCGCGATGCACTCCGCAATGAGTTCATCTTCAATCAGCAGTTCAGAGCAAAACACGTTTGCTTCATACTCTGCATGAGAGGTCATGTCGTACAGCATGAAGTCCTTTAAGGGGGCAACCTTGGCCAAGCTCTGGTGGAGCCTGTCATGCCCCAGCTCATGTCCGGCAACAAGCAACTTGTCACGCTCATGGAGCCTGTCGTTTATCACGATATACCGCTCACGCAAAACAACATAGTAAAAGCCTTTCAGCTTTCCCAAGTTGTTCTTCCAAATCAGATGGATATTCAGAGCGTCTATCAGCTCATACGGGTTTGAAGTCCCGTATCGCTTTTTTAGCCGCTCGATCTCTTGAATAATTGCGTTCTGCACACAGCCCACCTCCTTTAGGTCGGATGTCGTTAATATAGCCTACCACAAGTGCTGTACGAAAAAACGTACTTCACTCATTCTTGGCTATTATCCGACTTTCTGTATTTCTTGGGCGTGTACTTCTTCGCCTGATTCTTGGCGTCAAAGAATATCTCACTCATAGCTTGGAAGAAAGCATCCTTGTCCGCTTCGTCCAGTTCGCCACCGGCAAACAGCGCAGTAGTCTGATTGAGGATAAGCTGCGCTTGTGCCTTGCCCCTTGACCCGAACTTCTCTGCGGATTCGGCAAGGAACGCTTCTTCCTCCTTTATGCGGTCAATCTCCTGCGCCGAAAGAAAATAATCGGTATCGACGCCGAGAGCATGAGCCATTGTGATGAGTGCAGTAGCGTTTTTGGGCTGCCGGTCATTTGCTTCATAAAGCTGGATGGTGCGGACGGTGACTCCGACTTCTTCGGCCAGTTGTTTCTGTGTCATGCCCGCTGCTTCACGAGCAGCTCTGATTTTCTCTCCATACTGCATTTTTGTATGGCCTCCTTCGAGAACGAATTTTTTTCGCTAACCCCTTGACACACGAACCGATATTCGCTATAATCAAAATCACCGCAAGGCGAATGACGGTTCGTGTTTACAGAATACACGAAACGGAGTTCATTGTCAAGTGGGGAGGTGAAAAAATACTTGGAAAAGGCTATTTTGCACAGCGACTTGAACTGCTTTTATGCCAGCGTGGAGACGATGCTTAATCCGGCGCTGCGAGATAAAGCGGTTGCGGTATGCGGGTCAACAGAGGACAGACATGGCATTGTTCTCGCAAAGTCAGAATTGGCAAAGCGAGCCGGAGTGAAAACCGGCATGGTGAATTGGGAAGCGAAACGCTGCTGCCCAAACCTCATAATGGTTGCCCCGCAGTACGAGCAGTATCTCAAATACTCAAAGCTCACCCGCGCCATATATGAGCGGTACACCGACTTGGTAGAGCCTTTTGGCATGGATGAGTGCTGGTTGGACGTATCCGGCAGCCAACGCATTTACGGCGACGGACTTTCAATAGCAGAGGAAATACGAAAGACCGTGCGCGAGGAACTTGGAATGACGGTGAGCATAGGCGTTTCGTTTAACAAGATTTTCGCAAAATTGGGCTCGGATATGAAGAAGCCCGACGCCATCACAACGATAAGCCATGACGAGTATAAAGAGAAAGTCTGGCCGCTTGCAGCGTCGGAGATGATCTACGTTGGACGGGCAACAGAAAAGAAACTGTCCTCCTATGGCATCCACACCATAGGGGACATCGCAAAGACCTCGCCGGATTTTCTGCGGAGCAAGCTCGGTAAGAACGGAGAGCAGCTATGGGTTTATGCCAACGGCGCGGACACCTCCCGCGTCATGCAATCAGGCTTTCATTCGCCGGTGAAGTCAATCGGTCACGGTATTACCTGTAACGCTGACCTTGAAACGCCCGACGAAGTATGGAAAGTGATGCTCCATTTATCTCAGGACATAGGGCATAAGCTCCGTGTTCACGAACTCTGCGCCAAAGGGGTACAGATTACCGTAAAGGACAATGGGCTGGCGTACAAACAGTACCAAGCGCCCCTTGAAATAGCAACGCAAAGCTCTATGGAGATAGCCGCACTTGCAAGGAGGCTTTTTGACACCAACTACCGCTGGCACACGGATGTTCGAGCCGTGACCGTCCGTGCAATCAATCTCATTCCCAAGGAAACACCCCAGCAGCTTATCCTTTTCGATGATGCCGAGAAACGGGAGAAGCGTGACAAGCTGGAAGAT from Oscillospiraceae bacterium includes:
- a CDS encoding ImmA/IrrE family metallo-endopeptidase, coding for MQNAIIQEIERLKKRYGTSNPYELIDALNIHLIWKNNLGKLKGFYYVVLRERYIVINDRLHERDKLLVAGHELGHDRLHQSLAKVAPLKDFMLYDMTSHAEYEANVFCSELLIEDELIAECIADEMDYFQMCSTVGFKPQLVTFKLYGMMQRGYPINLPESPNSNFLRK
- a CDS encoding helix-turn-helix transcriptional regulator gives rise to the protein MQYGEKIRAAREAAGMTQKQLAEEVGVTVRTIQLYEANDRQPKNATALITMAHALGVDTDYFLSAQEIDRIKEEEAFLAESAEKFGSRGKAQAQLILNQTTALFAGGELDEADKDAFFQAMSEIFFDAKNQAKKYTPKKYRKSDNSQE
- a CDS encoding DNA polymerase IV yields the protein MEKAILHSDLNCFYASVETMLNPALRDKAVAVCGSTEDRHGIVLAKSELAKRAGVKTGMVNWEAKRCCPNLIMVAPQYEQYLKYSKLTRAIYERYTDLVEPFGMDECWLDVSGSQRIYGDGLSIAEEIRKTVREELGMTVSIGVSFNKIFAKLGSDMKKPDAITTISHDEYKEKVWPLAASEMIYVGRATEKKLSSYGIHTIGDIAKTSPDFLRSKLGKNGEQLWVYANGADTSRVMQSGFHSPVKSIGHGITCNADLETPDEVWKVMLHLSQDIGHKLRVHELCAKGVQITVKDNGLAYKQYQAPLEIATQSSMEIAALARRLFDTNYRWHTDVRAVTVRAINLIPKETPQQLILFDDAEKREKRDKLEDAIEDIRGRFGKWAVYPAALLGEMKLPGHSSHDIIMPGMMYS